The Mya arenaria isolate MELC-2E11 chromosome 15, ASM2691426v1 genomic sequence ATTGCTCCAAATGGAAGGGTTTATTGATCTAAACCCACCCGACTTTGGTCCAGACCCTAACTTTCCCCCAGATCCTAACTTTCCTAACGATCCGAGTTTCCCTGGCGATCCGAGTTTCCCTGTCGATCCGAGCTTCCCTGGCGACACTAACTTAAATCTAGACCCCAATCTCCCTCAAAACACTCAAATCGATTCTGTATTCCCAACTGCTTTTCCGCCCGACAGCAACTTTCCACCAAATAAGCCGTCCGATTCTCAGAGCGGAAATATTgacaacacaaaacaatcaGCTTCTGAAGCTACCAACCCACTAGATGTAGCCAATGTGCTCAACGACCTATTCCTTCCCGGCTCACCTCTTACTACGGACCCACAAACCGGCAGTATGGTTGGCATGGGAGCACCGCTCATACCCTCCGGCCGACCAGAACAATCTTCCGTCCAAGAGGCACCGGTAGAGATCAAACCAAATGGTCCGTCACTTCCGATGAAACCAGAAACACCAGCTTTTGCCGGATCAGGAATGAATGAACTGGGTAGTATTTGTATTGTTGACCGTCCGTTAAGTATATCCGTTTCAGTTCAAATAACGCATTTCTCTGTTTAAAGCCATTACGTAACTATCTACCGATTTTTTCGGCACTTTCTGTATCAGCCCGTAAATCCAATTTTTTGGATAGCAAGGCGGAGTACGGAACGCTACCGGATGTTGCTAAGAGAATCTGGGCGGAAGAAAGGCGCACTCAAACACTAGAATGTACTTGAAAGTCTCTTTTGTTCTATTTCATTCCAAAATAAAAACGTTCCAGGTGCAGTCGAAACAGCGAACATGGTGGTCCCGGGGCAGGCAATTGCCAATGAAGGTATCCCGTTTGGAGGTGACACACAGGGTAATATGCCTGCACCGTGCATTGGCTGGCGTAAAAGACACGACATGTGTGAACCTGGTAGGTTTCGGGTGTAGTTTCCGGTTTTATTTAGGAAGTAACTGTTTTGTGCAGCGTTAAAGATAAGCTTTACAGTAAATTGCCTATGAAACATTTTCCTTTAGTAAGCAATTTAAATTCCTCCTTTCATATGCATGATATACGTAGGATATTCAATATCATTAAAGGTAACAAACTAACGCCGCGGGAACGGAAAAAGGCTCGTAAGCTGCGAAGATTGGAAAGGCGGCAaagaaaaaagggaaaaaaggCCGTCGGTGTGAGACAGCCAAAGGGTCCCAAAgtgaaagttattaaaaaattaaaacctGTCGACATTAATACCGAGACCGGCGAAGTGATGG encodes the following:
- the LOC128220208 gene encoding sporozoite surface protein 2-like, with the protein product MTEMSRKMFKLAITLLALLPRTESGLLLQMEGFIDLNPPDFGPDPNFPPDPNFPNDPSFPGDPSFPVDPSFPGDTNLNLDPNLPQNTQIDSVFPTAFPPDSNFPPNKPSDSQSGNIDNTKQSASEATNPLDVANVLNDLFLPGSPLTTDPQTGSMVGMGAPLIPSGRPEQSSVQEAPVEIKPNGPSLPMKPETPAFAGSGMNELGAVETANMVVPGQAIANEGIPFGGDTQGNMPAPCIGWRKRHDMCEPGNKLTPRERKKARKLRRLERRQRKKGKKAVGVRQPKGPKVKVIKKLKPVDINTETGEVMGGPGGGSKGKRKGKVQRKGGKGKKGKQATETTTMDTTNMELIAGFGYIQWKK